The genomic stretch CCCCACCACCAGAAGGGATCCCACCAACCCCACCCCATCCAAGGCCACCAATCCCACCACCATGGCCAGAAGTCATACGCTACAAAAGGGGGATACGCATAGGTGTATGCATAACCCGGGGAACTAAACTCACCATAATCGTATGAATACTCGTAGTACCCTCTGGAGTTGGGTCGGGTTGCCGGATAGGCCTGCCGCTTCGCATGCTCAAAAGAAGTCTCCGATGGGCTCGATCCCGTGGGTGGCTGTCCCTGGGTCGTTCGCTCCTCCGTAGCTTGCTCCTGCACAGGACTGCTCAAAGCATTCTGAACAATGGGAATCATCTGATTCCGGACATCGCTAGCAAAACGCTCAAAATCGTCTGCCAAGCGCCGGATTTCTTCAATCTTTTGAGCCTGCAAATAGCTAACAACCTCATCAGAGGCTGCAAGATGGTGGCGGTAAGCAATCTCTTCTTTGGCTTGGTCAATTTGAGCTACTATTTCTCGAGCCTGCCTCGCTTTATCCAACGCACGGCTCCCCAACTGGTCTAGCTCCTTCAAGGTAGCCTCTGTTATCTTTGCCCGATCCGGCATGAGTGATCGCGCCTGCTCAGAAAGCTGCACCAGCTCCTCCCTCTGAGGGGCCTTGGCGAGCAAGCGATTGAGCGTGCGGGAGAACTCCCCTCTGGCCGCCTCCCGCTCGTCACCCTGGTACGCTTGGTAAATAACCACTCCCGCAGAAAGAATAGCCAGCACTCCAGCACCTAGTAGGAGACCCAAGCGTATGGTTTTCACTTCTACCCTTCCTATGGGCCTTGAAAAAAGATAGCCCGACCTCTTGACTGCGTCCAATGAAGGGGACTTTTCTTTATTGTGGCATCTATGGGATCATCGGCATTATAACCGATCTTCTTTAAGCTTAAGCCTATTTAAAGACGCATAAAGGTAAGAGACACAGAAGGTTTTATTTCTTCTACTCTCTCTTTTTGCGCTAGCGATGCCATTGGTTGGCCGCCGAGCCAAGGAAAGACCCAGAGCTCCGTTCTAGCTTCAAATGGGTTCAAGCTAGAAGCCAGCCTTCACGTAGCAGTAACGATCATGGGAGGCTCGAACAGCGGCGCAACCCGGTTTCAAAGACCCAAATCCTTCTGACTTGGGCAAGGGAAATCTTTTTTAGTTCCTCCGGCACAAATCCGACGAGCTCTCAAAGTGCCGGCGCCAACGGAGACGCTAGGAGACCGGAAAAAACCAACGCTCCCCTTGGACCGAAACCTTCTTTTTCGGATACGCCCCGCTGTCGGTAAACAAACTCCCAAGCTATGCGCTAAAGCTAATAAAAAGATACAGAGAGAAGCGTTTCCCACCGTCTTTGACTCGCAAAACGGCCTGCTTTTCGCTACTCTTCATACAGGAGAAAGCTCTACCCATGCCTCAAGGAGCCAATCGCCCCCCCTCCCCCCATCGGACTCGATGGATGGGTCAGCGACCCAAACTTCCCCCCCAAGCTCCCCATCCCTGGGTGGGGCTAGCCATCCAGATCCTTCTCGCTCTGGCTTTGGTTTGGTTTTGGCAGCAGAGCTTTCATGAAGCCCGGTTTACGACCATCCCCTACAGCGAGTTTAAGAAGCTTTTGGCCCAGAAAGAAATTGCCGAGCTTTGGATCGGGCCTGATGAGATACGGGGACGCCTAGAGGGTCCCTCGGCCAAGGGAACGATCGGGAAATTCTTTCGAACGGTTCGCCTGGAAGACCCGACACTTGTTCAAGAACTCCAATCGTCGGGAGTTCGATACCAGGCCACTCGTCCAAGCTTTCTTGGGACCCTCTTTTTTTCCTGGATTTTACCGCTCATGGTACTTCTGGGTCTCTGGGTCCTCTTTACTCGACTGGCAGGGGTGGGGGGTGGCGCTCATCCCCTCCTAAGCTTTGGGAAAAGCCGGGCGTTACTCATTAAAGGAGAGCGCACAGGGGTTACCTTTGAGGATGTGGCCGGCTGCGACGAAGCAAAGTTTGAACTTCAAGAGATTGTCGATTTTTTAAAAAACCCGGCTCGTTATCGATCCCTCGGTGCCCGAATCCCAAAGGGAGTCCTTTTAGTGGGGCCTCCCGGAACCGGAAAAACCCTTCTGGCAAGAGCCATAGCAGGAGAGGCAGGGGTTCCCTTTTTTTCGATCAGCGGAAGTGACTTCGTAGAGATGTTCGTGGGTGTGGGCGCCGCTCGCATGCGTGACCTTTTCGCCCAGGCCAAAAAACAGGCTCCCTGCATTATTTTCATCGATGAGCTAGACGCAATCGGGCGACAAAGGGGGGCCCGAGTCATCGTCAGTCACGACGAGCAAGAGCAGACCCTTAACCAACTCCTTGTCGAAATGGACGGGTTTAACCCCAACGTGGGGATTATCGTTCTCGGAGCCACCAATCGTCCGGAAATTCTTGATCGGGCTCTCCTACGCCCGGGGAGGTTTGACCGGCAGGTGGTCGTCGATCTTCCTGATCTGGACGGAAGGGAAGCGATCTTGCGAGTCCATGCTCGGGGAAAACCCCTGGATAGTCACGTCGATTTGCGCAGAATCGCTCAGGCAACCCCTGGCTTTTCTGGGGCCGATCTAGCCAATCTGATCAACGAAGCGGCGCTCCTTGCCGCGCGGCGCAACGCAAAAGCGATTACTCAAGAAGACCTGGAGGCCGCTCTGGAAAAAATCGTCGCTGGTCCGGAAAAGCGAAGCCGCCGGCTTCGAGAGGAGGAACGCAGGCGGGTGGCCATCCACGAGGTGGGACATGCGCTTGTGGCGGCTTTTAGTCCCGCTGCCGATCCTGTTCGAAAAATTAGCATCGTTCCTCGTGGCAAGGGAGCACTCGGATTTACGCTTCAACTCCCGACCGATCAGCATTATCTGGCTACGCGCAGCGAGCTTTTGAGTCGCATCCGCTGCGCCCTTGGAGGACGCGCAGCCGAAGAACTCGTGTATGGAGAGCCAAGCACAGGGGCCGAAAATGACCTCGATGTGGCCACGGTTCTCGCGCGTCAGATGGTATGTATTTATGGGATGAGCGAGAGTGTAGGACTAGCGCGTTGTGCCTCGCGAAGTCCTTCGCCTTTTTTAGGGGATCTCAACGGGTTGTGGAGTCGAGATTGCAGCGAAAAAACGGCGCAACTCATTGATACGGAGGTCAAAGCCATCCTGGAGCAGGCTATGGCGGAGGCCAAGCAAATCCTGTCGGAACACCAAAAGGAACTAGCGGACTTAGCGGAGCTTTTGCTCAAAAAAGAGACCATTGAAGGGGAAGAATTTTACCGGCTCCTCGGTCAATCACCGCCCGAACCGAGCCTGCGGCAGCAGGGGGTGGTTCTTACTTCCGAGCCTCCGGTCATTGATTCTCAACCCCTTGGAAAGCCGGATTGAGCCAGGACCCCCCATGTCCTTACGCGTACTGGACTACTTGGTAGCGCGGCTCAAAGAGCTGGGTGTCCTTCATGTGTTCGGGATACCCGGTGATTACGTCCTTCCTGTCTACGATGCGCTCTTGGAAAAGGGGATTTCCATTGTTACCACCTGCGATGAAGAGGGAGCCGGTTTCGCTGCCGACGCCTATGCAAGGATTCGGGGAATGGGGGCGGTGTGTGTGACCTATTGTGTAGGAGGTCTTAAGGTAGCCAACACTACGGCTGGGGCGTATGCGGAAAAGTCGCCGGTGCTCGTGCTCTCTGGAGCACCTGGAATGAAGGAACGAGAAAAAAATTCACTCCTTCATCATAAGGTCCGAGATTTTGACACCCAACGGAGAGTCTTTGAGGAACTCACGGTAGCCTGCACCCTTTTGTCGGAACCGGAAAGGGCTCCCCAAGAAGTGGATCGGGTACTTACGCAGGCACTTCGATACAAGCGTCCCGTCTACATCGAATTGCCCCGGGACACGAGTTTTGCTCCCCTCCCCTCTTCGACCCCCTTTCCACCCCCTCCGCTTGTGGTCAAAGAGCCAAGCGATCCGGAAGCGCTTGAGGAAGCCCTGGAGGAGGCCGTCACGCTCCTTACCTCTGCTCAAAAGCCTTGCCTTTTAGCCGATGTAGAAATCCATCGTTTTGGCTTGCAACAAGAGCTGGAAGAGTTTGCCCTGCAGGTAGAAATCCCCGTTGCGGCCACTCTTTTAGGCAAGTCGGTGATCGCTGAGACTCATCCCTATTACATGGGAGTTTATGAAGGGGCGCTTGGCCGGCCAGAAGTCCGCGAGTATGTGGAATCGAGCGATTGCCTTCTGATGCTGGGCGTTTTTATGACAGATATTAATCTGGGGATTTACACAGCGCAACTGGATCCGGCTCGTTGCATCTACGCGACCAGTGAAAGGCTTTCCATTCGGTACCACCGTTACGAAAATGTCACGCTAGAGGATTTCCTACGCGGCCTGCTCAAGCGCACCCAAGGTTGGAAGGCACCCCGGCGGGAGTTCCCCCGGCCTCCTGGCGAACTTTCTCTGGGAGAAGCGCGCGACCGGGTGACGGTCCGTTCTCTTTTTGGCAGGCTTAACCGGTATCTGACGGACGAAACCGTGGTCATTGCCGATGTCGGAGATGCTCTTTTTGGGGCTGCCGATCTTTTGGTCCACCAGAGAACCGAATTTTTGGGCTCCGCTTATTACGCCTCCTTAGGTTTTGCCGTGCCGGGGGCACTGGGGGCGCAACTGGCTAACGCCCGGCTCCGGCCTCTCGTTCTGGTGGGGGATGGAGCTTTCCAGATGACCGGAATGGAGCTCTCCACCATTGCCCGTTGGGGGTTAGATCCGATTGTCCTTTTGCTCGACAACCAGGGATACGGAACCGAGCGACAGATCCGGCAGGGCCCCTACAACGAGTTATTACCCTGGAACTACTGGAAAGTGCCGGACGTTTTGGGTACCGGGCGAGCGTTTCTAGTAGAAACGAACGAACAATTGGAAAGTGCCCTCCAGGAAAGTTTTGCGGTGCGGGGAACCTTTTCCCTCATCCAGGTTCGCCTGAACCCAGAGGATCGCTCTCCGGCACTGGCCCGGCTGGCCGAACGCCTCGCTGCCCAGCAATGACAGAAGGCTCCGGATCAATGGTCGTGGGCAGTCCCCCGTGGGTCAGAGAGCTTTGCAAGCGACTCAAAGCTACCTACCCGAATAGCCGGCCCGCTTTGACCTACAACAATCCTCTGCAACTTCTGGTGGCTGCCATTCTTTCGGCCCAGACCACCGACGAGAGTGTCAATAGGGTGACGCAGAAGCTTTTTCAACGATACAAAACGGCAAGCGACTACGCCCAGGCCGACCTTGCCGAACTAGAAAAAGATCTTCGGGCGATCGGTCTCTACCGCTCGAAAGCGCGCAACATTCAGCGCAGCTGCCAAATCTTGTGCGAAAAATATGGAGGCGAAGTCCCTCCGGATATGGAGGCGCTCCTTTCCCTTCCGGGGGTCGGACGAAAAACGGCCAACGTTGTCTTGGGCAACGGTTTCGGGCGGAACGAGGGCATTGTGGTCGACCGTCACGTCGCCCGCCTGTCCCACAGATTGGGGCTGGCAAAGGGAAACAATCCCGAAGCCATCGAACGGGAACTTATGGACAAGATTCCCCGGGAGCTATGGACGGATTTCAGTAACTGGCTTATCTGGCACGGGCGAAAGCGTTGCCGTGCGCGCTTTCCCGATTGTCGGCACTGCGAACTGGAGGATCTTTGTCCCAAGATCGGGGTCTCTCTTCAGGGTCCACCCGAAGGCCGTTCCCCCAAAAAACCGGCGCGTGCGACAACCCGTACGACCTAAGAGCGGAGTGCCGCTTTTACCAAAAAAGCGAAACCGCAAAAGGAGCGCTTTTTCCTTTTGACAGTGTGCAGTCCTTTGCCGCAGGGATAGCTATCTAACCGACGGAAAAGACCCATGGAGATTGGACGATGTTCAAACGGGTGGGGTCTCCTTTTTGCTGGCCAAGGAGCTCAAAGGGTTGGGATGGGCAAGGACCTCTGGGAAGCCTCACCCCTGGTGCGGGACTGGTATCGGAAGGCGGAGCAAATTGCGGGACTTCCCTTGACGCGAGTTTCCTTTGAAGGACCCATGGAAGAGCTGTCGCGGACCTCGGTTTGCCAGCCAGCTCTTTACGTGCAAGGAATGGCTCTCTACTGGCTTTTGCAATCCCACTGCCCGGATTTCCCGACGATTGCCCTGGCGGGTCTTTCGCTAGGAGAATGGACGGCCCATGCGGCTGCCGGTTCGCTCGACCCGTACGAGGCTCTAGAGCTTGTCGTGCAACGAGGGCGCTGGATGGAGGAGGTAGCACAAGAAAAACCGGGAGCCATGACAGCGATCCTCGGGTTACCGTTACACGCGGTCGAGGAACTTGCCAGGAAGTTTGGAGTAGAAGTTGCCAACTATAATGCGCCCACCCAGATCGTGCTTTCGGGAAGGAAGGACCGCATCGAAAAGCTCACGCAATGGCTTCAGGGAAACAAAAGAGCCCGGGCGGTTCTTTTACCCGTCAGCGGTGCCTTCCATTCCAGTGACATGCGGGAGGTGGAACGGAAACTTTCTGGCGCCCTGGAACGCCTTTCCATTCGGCCACCGCGGTTTTGGGTCTTTTCCAACCGAACCGGAGGGATCGTTACGGAGCCTCAAGAGATCCGTCGGAGCTTGGCGGAGCAGGTTTCCCACCCAGTGTTATGGGAGGGATGCTTGCGGAAGATGCTCGAGCTTGGCATCGAACGGTTCGTAGAAATTGGTCCTGGGGGGATTCTTTGCGGTCTGGTTCGCCGGATTCACCCCAACGCCCAATGCTTGACGTACGAGAAGCTTGCCGATCTTATCGAGATTCTCCATGTCTCTCAAGGGTAAGGTTGCTGTTGTCACGGGTGCCAGCCGAGGGATCGGGCGAGCCATCGCACAGGAACTCGCTCGGGAAGGGGCCCGCGTTGCCTGTGTTAGCCGTAGTCCAGAACCTTTGAACCAGACGGTCCACGAAATCCTTGCCCTGGGAGGTGAGGCCAGAGCCTATTGCGCCGACAGTACGGAACCGGCGCAGATTCAAAAGGCGGCGCAACAAATCTTAGAGGAGATGGGTCCTGTCTACGCGCTGGTCAACAATGCAGGAATCGTTCGGGACCGGCTCCTTTTGCGAATGACCGAGGAGGACTGGGACGTGGTGATCGATACGAACCTAAAAGGGGTTTTTCACTGGACGAAAACCCTACTTAAGGGTTTTCTTTCGCAGCGAGAAGGGAGGATTGTCAACATTAGCTCGGTTTCAGCTCTTCTGGGCAATGCAGGACAGACGAACTATGCAGCTGCCAAGGCTGGGCTTTTGGGTTTTACCAAAAGCCTGGCGAGGGAGGTTGCTTCCCGAAACATCACTTGTAACGTTGTCTGTCCAGGGTTTATTGAAACCGGCATGACCCAGGGACTGGATCCGCACCTTCGGGAGAGGATTCTGGGAGCCATTCCTCTGGGAAGGTTTGGCCGACCGGAAGAAGTGGCGGGTCTGGTCTCGTTCTTGTGCGGTCCGAAGGCTGGCTATATTACTGGTCAGACTTTCGTGGTAGACGGGGGAATGGCGATGCAATGAAAATTGGGTTGCTAAATTGCCTCGCCGCTTCTAATTACGCCTAACCTTGAAGGAGAACGAGCCATGGCGGAAAAGTCCGTAGAGGAACGTGTAAAAGAAATTATTGTGGAACAACTTGGCGTGAACCCAGAGCAGGTAACGCCGGACGCAAAATTCATCGAGGACCTGGGAGCAGACTCCCTGGATACAGTAGAACTCGTCATGGCCTTCGAGGAAGAGTTCAACGTGGAGGTACCGGACGAGGAAGCCGAAAAGCTGCAAACCGTGGGCGATGTCATCCGGTACATTGAGGAGAATATGGAGGAGTAGAGGGGGGACCCTCCAGGGCTTCGGTGAATCCGCGGGCACCGCCTGCCGGTGCCTTTTTTCTTCCTACCTGTGAACACACGCCGTGTCGTGGTAACCGGGATGGGGGTGGTTGCCCCTAACGGAAACTGTGTGAAGGAATTCTGGGCCAACGTTCTGGCTGGCCGGAGTGGGATTGCGCCGGTGCGCTCGTTTGACGCCAGCCGGTTTGATTCCCAAATCGCGGGGGAAATTAAAAATTTTGATCCCTACCCCTTTTTTCGAAATTCCAAAGATGTCCGGCGAACGGACCGGTTCGTCCATTTGGCCATGGCAGCAGCCTATGAAGCGGTCCGGCAGGCAGGATTGGACCGGCCGGGAGAAGTGGATGCTACTCGGGCAGGGGTAATCGTGGGTTCGGGAATCGGGGGCCTCAAAACGCTCGAAGAACAGCATTCCCTTCTGGAGACCAAGGGGCCCACACGGGTATCCCCTTTCATGATCCCAAGGATGATCAATAACATGGCGTCAGGGCTGATCGCCATTGAGTTCGGCTTCCAAGGACCCAATTTTGCCGTGATTAGTGCTTGTGCGACCGCAGCCCACTGCGTCGGGGAAAGCTGGAGGCTCATCCGGGAGGGAGAAGCGGACGTGATGGTGGCGGGGGGTAGTGAAGCAGCCGTCACCCCGCTGGGCCTTTCCGGGTTTGGCATGATGAGAGCGTTAAGCGTGCGGAATCACGAGCCCGAAAAAGCCTCTCGGCCGTTTGATCGGGACCGCGATGGGTTTGTGTTAAGCGAAGGAGGCGCGATACTGGTTTTGGAAGAGTTGGAACACGCCTTGCATCGGGGCGTACCGATTCTAGCAGAAATTTTGGGGTACGGTCTTTCTGCCGATGCCTATCATATGACCGCTCCGGGCCCGGGAGGGAAGGGAGCCGCACGTGCCATGCAGAAGGCGTTGGAAAAAGCGCATCTGCCACCGGAATCCGTAGACTATATCAACGCCCATGGAACCGGGACGCCCGACGGCGACCGGTGCGAAACTCAGGCGATCAAAGAGGTTTTCGGACGCCATGCCTACCGTGTTCCCATTAGCTCCACCAAATCCATGACCGGTCACATGCTGGCTGCTGCAGGGGCAGCGGAACTGGTGGTTTGTATCGAGGCCATACGATCCGGGGTTATTCCCCCGACGATTAACCTGGATCATCCAGACCCCGAGTGCGATCTTGACTATGTGCCCCACAAAGCCCGGGAATGGCCCGTTCGGATCGCAATGAATAACTCCTTTGGCTTTGGAGGTCATAACGCCTGCCTGGTCGTGGGTTCCTGGCATTGACGGGAAGGACAAGATCCGTCAAGTTGAAGGAAATTCGATGAAAAAAGGGATTCATCCAGAGTACGGGGACGCCGTGATCCGGTGTGCGTGCGGTGCTGTCTATCGGACACGCTCGACCCGCCCGGATATTCACATTGGGATTTGCGCTGCCTGTCACCCCCTTTTTACCGGCCAGCAGAAGTTTGTGGATACCGCTGGGCGGGTGGAAAAGTTCACTCGCCGCTTCGGTAAAACGACTCTTGTTGGAAGCGTCAAACGTCGTTAGGTGTTTGGGGATTTTTCCAGGGCAGCTCTCCCTCCCGGAAAGCTTCCAAGCCCCGGAAATTCACTGGAACGCATACCCAGAGCCTTGCGACGGAAAAGGGCCATGTCTCGTTAGGGGAAACGGCACAAGCGAGTCACCCTGCGTGGGGAATAATCGGGTCGATACGGAAAGTTCGCAAAAAGCTGAGTGGTTACCCTTGGGTTTGTGGACACGCGCATGAACCTCTCGGAGCACGTCCAGCAGCTTCGCCAGCGGTATCGCGAGCTGGAGGAAGAAATTGCGCGCCCGCAGTTCTATAGCCAGCCTCTTCATGCTCAGGAAGTGCTGAAGGAACACGCGCGGATCGGTGAGCTTGTACGGGTGGGCGAGGAATGGGAGAAATGTCGGAAACAGCTCCGGGAAATGGACGAGCTTGTCCGGACCGCCGAAGATCCCGAGTTACGCCAGCTCGCAGACCAGGAAAAAGAGCGACTGCAACGGCAGGAACGAGAGCTTTCTCGCAAGCTTCTCTTGGGCCTTCTTCCCCCCGATCCGAATGAAGGGAGAAATACCATTGTGGAGATTCGAGCCGGTACGGGTGGAGAGGAAGCCTCCCTTTTTGCGGCAGACTTGTACCGGATGTATAGCCGCTACGCGGAGCGCAAGGGGTGGAGGAAAGAGGTTCTTTCCCATAGCCCTAGCGAGTTGGGAGGATTCAAGGAAGTCATCTTTCTTTTGAGCGGACCGGATGCCTACCAACGGATGCAATATGAAAGCGGTGTCCATCGCGTGCAACGGATCCCTGTGACCGAATCCCAGGGCCGAATTCATACCTCCACGGCCACGGTCGCTGTCCTTCCCGAGGCTCAAGAAGTGGACGTAGTGCTCAAACCGGAAGAGCTTCGCATTGAGGTCTGCCGTGCCAGTGGCCCGGGAGGCCAGGGGGTCAACACCACCGACTCTGCCGTCCAAATCCTGCATATCCCTACGGGAATGATCGTTCGCTGCCAGGATGAGAGATCCCAAATAAAGAACCGGGAAAAGGCCCTTCGCATCCTGCGAGCGCGCTTACTGCAAAAACGCCAGCAGGAAGAATCGCAAAAGTACGCGCAGGCCCGGCGGCAACAAATTGGAACAGGCGACCGGCATGAGAAAATCCGGACCTATAACTTTCCTCAAAACCGGGTTACCGATCACCGCCTTCGCCTCACCCTTTACGATCTGGCAACGGTACTCGATGGTGATCTCGAACCCTTGCTGGACGCCCTGGCAGAAAAAGAGGCCCAGGAACGAATCGCCGAGATACTCAAGGAAAACCGGTAATGGGGTAGATAACCCCCGACCGTAAAGCCGCGGGCTTTCTTGGAGAGCGCAAGAGATGTCTGATCCATCCCATGCTCTGAACATCAGGCGTCTTCAGGGCCGCCCTTGGCCAATGCTCGGCGTCGTCGCCCAATCGTGGCAAATCCCGACTTGCGCTCACGTCGCTGTGCGCCCGAAAGAACACAGTGAGGAGACTTGAACCGATGTGCTGAGCGTTTTCCCAGACCTCCACAACACAACTCGCTCTAGCTAGTGTAGGCTCGATGGGCGTACTGGACGAAGGACGCTACCTGCCGCCACGCCCCGCAGTGCTAACGGGCGCACACGCGCTTGCCGACCCTCCTCCGGTCGCGGATCTCCGTGAGGTCGTCCATCCCGATCCTGTCGACCCCGCCTCGATGGCGGCGCGGACGATCGTTCTACTCGGTTCGGGGTTCATGTACCGAATGTACCGGATCCTTTCGCCGGAGACCTGCCGCAGCCTTCCCTCTCGCGCTCTGGCTGCCGTTGGACGGAAGACGACGACACAGGGCAAGAGAGCGATCGCGCTTCTCGCGCCACTTTCCGCCGCCCAAGATTTTGCCTGTGCGTATGAGGGAGAGGTTCTTTTCCCCGACATCCACGCCCAGCATGGCGCCCGACCCAGAGCTTGCCTCTCTTCCGTCTCGACGACGAGCTTAAGATACCCCCTTCTGTCGCGAAAGACGCGTTCCGGTTCCTTCGGCCGACCGCAGGCAAAAATGCGTCTTGGGTGCTCGCCCAGACGCAGCCGGACGCTCTTGCGTCCCTCGATCGTGTAGAGCAACACACTTTCACCTTTCATGGTGTACGTAGGCTTGTTGAAGGGCACGCTGGCATGGTCGAAGCGGTTCGCCGGAACGGGCGCGTCCTTCGTCGTGGTTCCTTATCTCTTCTCTGCCCTGGAGGCCTTGCACAGCGTAAAAATGGCGCTGCAGCACACCTAGACACCCACCGGTGTTTGCCTAGCGCACCAGCGTGTAGGCGCGCGCTGGTGCAGGGCTACCCTGTCCCAGAAGCAGTACGAGGGCACGACGGGAACGAGCCGGTTGCAAACGTCGGCGTAGGCGTCCGAGGAGAGGGCGGCAAGCGATCGTGTTTGCTCCGGCGTAACATCCTGTTGGATCGACGCCGTGCGCATCATGGCTCATCCTTTGGGTGAGATGGTTAGAACGCTCGATGGAACGGCGGATGATCTCCGCGCTCACTTTGGCCGCCGTCCAAAGGTAGTACGATGGCGACCACGGCTGACCGCCCCACACCCGCGGTTCTTTACCTCGGGGAAACGCTGGAACCACCGGGTTGCCGTGACGCCCTTACGCACCTTGACGGCATCGGCCACGGCGATGGCAACTGGGATGCCGACAAAAAGATGAATGTCATCCGGCTGGACCTCCTGGGAGATCACCGGCTAGCCAGGGTCCGCGTAGACGGCACCCTGCATCCCTCTGGTTTGCCTAGCCACCGCTCGGGGTCAATACGTCGCACCAATCCTTTGGACACCAGATCAGCTGGGAGACCGCTGGGTCGACGTCATTCCGGTTGGTGATCATGTTGGTCATCCGCCATATTGTATACCCCATCGTGCGCTGTGCGCCCCCACCATTTTTCTCGCGGCGATGGAAATCGCAGGTTTCTTTGGGGAAGGCCTATGAAGATCGGAGAAGTCCTTTCGCTGACCACCCAGTACCTCCACAAGCACGGGGTTGACTCACCCCGACTGTCCGCGGAATGGCTTTTAGCGGATCTTTTAGCGGTGAAACGCCTGGACCTCTACCTTCGCTTCGACCAATCCCTCCCCGAGGAGCTTTTGGAAACGCTCCGTACTCTTGTGCGGCGCCGAGCAAGAGGGGAACCGCTCCAGTATATCCAAGGATATGCTCTTTTTCGAGGGCAACGCTTCACCGTGACCCCGGCGACCTTTATCCCCCGACCGGAAACCGAAATCCTCCTCGAGGAGATCCTCCCTTTTTTGGACCCGCAGGGTCCTCCGATTCTCGACGTAGGGACCGGGTGCGGTGTGCTTGCCATTTGTCTTGCCCAGATGTTTCCCCAGCTCACCATTTTTGGGTGTGACAAAAGCGACGCGGCTTTGGCGGTAGCCAAAGAAAACGCTCAAGGGTTAGGGAACGTAACGTTTCTCGAAAGCGATCTACTCGACGGCGCTCCCCAAATCTTCTACCAGGCCATCGTTGCAAACCTTCCCTACATCCCCACCGCCTGGATCCCCAAGCTGCCCAAGGAAATCCAATGGGAACCCGTTTTGGCTTTGGATGGTGGGCCTGATGGAATGCGCTACATTCGGGGGTTGGCGGAACAGGCTAGGGGCCGCTGCCGTTGGCTTGCACTGGAAATCGGGGATGGGCAAGCGGAACCCATACAAACTTCTTTACAAAAGCTAGGCTACCACGTAACGAAGCTAGTCGAGGATTTGCGCGGGAT from Candidatus Methylacidithermus pantelleriae encodes the following:
- the fabF gene encoding beta-ketoacyl-ACP synthase II gives rise to the protein MPFFFLPVNTRRVVVTGMGVVAPNGNCVKEFWANVLAGRSGIAPVRSFDASRFDSQIAGEIKNFDPYPFFRNSKDVRRTDRFVHLAMAAAYEAVRQAGLDRPGEVDATRAGVIVGSGIGGLKTLEEQHSLLETKGPTRVSPFMIPRMINNMASGLIAIEFGFQGPNFAVISACATAAHCVGESWRLIREGEADVMVAGGSEAAVTPLGLSGFGMMRALSVRNHEPEKASRPFDRDRDGFVLSEGGAILVLEELEHALHRGVPILAEILGYGLSADAYHMTAPGPGGKGAARAMQKALEKAHLPPESVDYINAHGTGTPDGDRCETQAIKEVFGRHAYRVPISSTKSMTGHMLAAAGAAELVVCIEAIRSGVIPPTINLDHPDPECDLDYVPHKAREWPVRIAMNNSFGFGGHNACLVVGSWH
- the rpmE gene encoding 50S ribosomal protein L31, with the protein product MKKGIHPEYGDAVIRCACGAVYRTRSTRPDIHIGICAACHPLFTGQQKFVDTAGRVEKFTRRFGKTTLVGSVKRR
- the prfA gene encoding peptide chain release factor 1, whose translation is MVTLGFVDTRMNLSEHVQQLRQRYRELEEEIARPQFYSQPLHAQEVLKEHARIGELVRVGEEWEKCRKQLREMDELVRTAEDPELRQLADQEKERLQRQERELSRKLLLGLLPPDPNEGRNTIVEIRAGTGGEEASLFAADLYRMYSRYAERKGWRKEVLSHSPSELGGFKEVIFLLSGPDAYQRMQYESGVHRVQRIPVTESQGRIHTSTATVAVLPEAQEVDVVLKPEELRIEVCRASGPGGQGVNTTDSAVQILHIPTGMIVRCQDERSQIKNREKALRILRARLLQKRQQEESQKYAQARRQQIGTGDRHEKIRTYNFPQNRVTDHRLRLTLYDLATVLDGDLEPLLDALAEKEAQERIAEILKENR
- a CDS encoding transposase — encoded protein: MISQEVQPDDIHLFVGIPVAIAVADAVKVRKGVTATRWFQRFPEVKNRGCGAVSRGRHRTTFGRRPK
- the prmC gene encoding peptide chain release factor N(5)-glutamine methyltransferase, with the translated sequence MKIGEVLSLTTQYLHKHGVDSPRLSAEWLLADLLAVKRLDLYLRFDQSLPEELLETLRTLVRRRARGEPLQYIQGYALFRGQRFTVTPATFIPRPETEILLEEILPFLDPQGPPILDVGTGCGVLAICLAQMFPQLTIFGCDKSDAALAVAKENAQGLGNVTFLESDLLDGAPQIFYQAIVANLPYIPTAWIPKLPKEIQWEPVLALDGGPDGMRYIRGLAEQARGRCRWLALEIGDGQAEPIQTSLQKLGYHVTKLVEDLRGIPRVLIAQSCA